ACCTAATTCTCCGTATACACCTTCAAAATGTGAATCATCTCCCCATATTCTTGACCATTGATTTGAAGGAATATTATATATCCATAAATCCCGGCCTGTAACTGCTCTGGAATTAGCTTCATTCACATAACCTGAAAAAATATATACATTGTCTTTTTGTTTCAGACACACTGCCTCATTGCGGGTTGTAGGATAATTATTACTGTCGTAAACACAGTAAGACCCGAAATTACCTATTACACTCCTTTGTTGTTCTCCATTCATCCATGTCCATTGGCCGGTAGCTGTTGTATATTTCCACACGTCACCCAATGTATATTCATTTAATATGCCATTTGTTCCGCTGTAGAGATAAAAATTGCCGGTATCATCTGCCCAACTGCAAGTGCAAGCACGGGCAGAGGGAATATTAGCTTCGTCGGGAATTAACTTTGTTCCCGCATGGCCTACTGCATCCAGAGAATCGGTGCCTCCCATCCACGTCCATTGGTTAATAAGAGGATCATACTTCCACAAGTCATTATAAAATTTATCACCATAGCAATAACAATATCCTCCGAACAACCATAGGTTATCATTTTCATCAATCCAGGAGGCGCTTTCCATTCTCGGCGGCGGAAGATTTGCCGAGTCAGCTAACCCTTTTATTCCATAGTTGCCAGAGTATACTCCCGTGGTATTGGGCCCTTTGACCCAGGTCCAAATGTTTTTCCTGACATCATATTTCCACAGGTCATTATAGTTGCCCCAATACTGATTATATCCACCGAAGAGCCAGATGGTTCCCTGGTGATCCTTCCAAATCGATTCTCCGGTTCTGCTTCCGGGATAATTATTAGTATCCGGCACTCCCCGGATGCCATATATCCCTACCGAATTTAGATATTGAGAAGCTCTCACCAGCATCCAATTGTTTGATTTGGTATTAAACCTCCAGATATTATCATAATATTGAGCGCGCTGCTGAGCATACTTTAGACCTCCAAGCATATAAAAGTATCCGCTGTCATCTGCCCAGCTGCCGGCAAGATATGCTGAATAGGGATGGCAATTGGCAGTCTCGACTCCAACTTGACCAGCTTCCCAGCCGTGGTTATAGGTGGTGTCACCCTTCATCCATATCCATTGTCCGGATTGAGCCTTAGTAATAGCTATCGTTCCATTTAGAAAAAAAGCAAATAGAAATATTAACCTTGCCCACTTATTCATGAAGTCATTTTACGTTATAATTATTATATATTCTTACAGACCTAATGAACGGCTGAAGGTTTAATTGATTGAATGTTATACGCGATCAATTCACTCCTTCACCACTTTTCCTTGCTGCTTAACATCTCCTTTTTCATCCGTAATATTTACCAGGTACATTCCTTTTGGCAGAAATGAAATATGAATTGATGCGTTATCTGAAAACTCCTGCTGCAACACAACCTGACCGAACAGGTTTAAAATGGTGATGGCTGCATTGTGGATGTTTAAAGCTTCAATATGCAGTTGATCGGTGGCAGGATTGGGATAGATCTTAAGATCAGGCTTTGAAATTGGATTTATAGCAGTAACTGTAGAATCAATGGTTACACTCACATCATCTATATAATAATAACTATAGTCTACCCAAAAGGAATCTTTAACTGCCATTGTATCTGTCATTGCATCATTACGGAAATTACCAATGGTAATATATTGCTCCCCACCTTGGGCAATGAAGGATCCACTAATTTTCATCCAATCCGTTTCAGACTTCAAAAAATTACTTTGATTATTTTCTATTTGCGGAACATATGGCAGGTAAAAAAGATTATCTGAAGCAATGGGAAATTTTGAGAAACAAACCCCAATTTGATTAATTGCATAAGGACTTCCTTCTGCTAAGCTTACAAAAAAATCTACTTTATAATACTTTCCATTT
Above is a genomic segment from Chitinophagales bacterium containing:
- a CDS encoding T9SS type A sorting domain-containing protein, with the protein product MLKKILFFFIAIHSFNVGISQNLVPNPGFEDTVQCPLYGGPIEFAKGWINPTHYSPDYLNSCAMNVPNNYYGIQNAHTGIAYAGIIGHTFIDLREYIQTKLLDSLQNGKYYKVDFFVSLAEGSPYAINQIGVCFSKFPIASDNLFYLPYVPQIENNQSNFLKSETDWMKISGSFIAQGGEQYITIGNFRNDAMTDTMAVKDSFWVDYSYYYIDDVSVTIDSTVTAINPISKPDLKIYPNPATDQLHIEALNIHNAAITILNLFGQVVLQQEFSDNASIHISFLPKGMYLVNITDEKGDVKQQGKVVKE
- a CDS encoding T9SS type A sorting domain-containing protein; its protein translation is MNKWARLIFLFAFFLNGTIAITKAQSGQWIWMKGDTTYNHGWEAGQVGVETANCHPYSAYLAGSWADDSGYFYMLGGLKYAQQRAQYYDNIWRFNTKSNNWMLVRASQYLNSVGIYGIRGVPDTNNYPGSRTGESIWKDHQGTIWLFGGYNQYWGNYNDLWKYDVRKNIWTWVKGPNTTGVYSGNYGIKGLADSANLPPPRMESASWIDENDNLWLFGGYCYCYGDKFYNDLWKYDPLINQWTWMGGTDSLDAVGHAGTKLIPDEANIPSARACTCSWADDTGNFYLYSGTNGILNEYTLGDVWKYTTATGQWTWMNGEQQRSVIGNFGSYCVYDSNNYPTTRNEAVCLKQKDNVYIFSGYVNEANSRAVTGRDLWIYNIPSNQWSRIWGDDSHFEGVYGELGVPDPSNDPRGRMGAVGWMDINNNLWFYGGNWGVYSFTEADLWEYIPDTTCISTGISTMKIDQNIKFYPNPATDQLHIEASSIHNATVTISNLLGQVVLQQQFSDNASIDISTLPKGIYLVNIMDERGNVLQKGKVVKE